CGTCTGCGAATTCTTCGGTATTCCGGTGTTTCATGCCGAGATCACCGCCATCATAGACGCATCGTCCCGTCTCAATCCCAAGGCTTTGCTGGGCAGCGACTACGGAGCCGGCACGATCCTGGAGATGATCCCGCGCGAGGCGGGCTCTCCCGACCCGGTGCCTGCGCGGGCGCGCATGCTCAAGGGCTGCGAAATCTACATCAAATGGCGCGCCCTGCCCCATGTGCATGAGCGCGATCTACTGGTCGCGCATAGACCACGTCTATTTCGCGGCAAGCCTCAAGGACACGAGCGCCATCGGGTTCGACGATGCCTTCCAGTACGAGGATTTCGCCAAGCCGTGGGCCGAGCGGCGCATCGCGGTCTCCGAGAACTTCGAACGGGAAACCGGCCTCAAAGCCTATGAGGCGTGGATGAAGAAGCAGGATCGGCACCCCTATTGAGGTGATCCTACGGCCCGGTCGCGCCTCGCGCGGCGATCCGGGCCGCCCTCACCATCGGTCGAGGGACCAAACTTAACCCGTCATTAACCACGTACCCGGCAAATCTTGCCCAGAGCCGTTCATCCCCCGAGCGGCCTGAGGGATTCGCATGACGGACGTGCCAGCGAGGACGACGACGACAGG
This region of Phreatobacter aquaticus genomic DNA includes:
- a CDS encoding tRNA-specific adenosine deaminase — its product is MSAIYWSRIDHVYFAASLKDTSAIGFDDAFQYEDFAKPWAERRIAVSENFERETGLKAYEAWMKKQDRHPY